In Idiomarina sp. PL1-037, a single genomic region encodes these proteins:
- a CDS encoding cation transporter has product MSKNCGGPCGDHARPAADTDMQASSDASGEWVSVYAVPKMDCPSEERMIRLALNGVEGIRALSFDLSNRRLKVVHDGEVEPVTAKLKTLELGASLQESVAADPETIKAAEFSAASATQESGTLRWLLGINALLFVVEMTAGLIAQSTGLIGESLDNFADAAVYGLALYAVGHSVRMQLRAAHVAGVLQLILAVGVLIEVVRRFVFGSEPESLVMMAIAFVALIANTSCLLLISKHREGGAHMKASWIFSANDVVINLGVITAGALVVWTGSNYPDLIIGTIAGLVVLNGARRILALKG; this is encoded by the coding sequence AAACTGCGGAGGCCCCTGTGGCGACCATGCAAGGCCTGCGGCGGATACCGATATGCAGGCCTCCTCCGATGCGTCGGGGGAATGGGTCAGTGTTTATGCCGTGCCGAAGATGGACTGTCCATCAGAAGAGCGCATGATTCGCCTGGCCCTGAACGGCGTTGAGGGGATTCGGGCACTGTCCTTCGACTTGTCGAACCGCCGGTTGAAGGTCGTGCATGACGGTGAGGTCGAGCCCGTCACCGCGAAGCTGAAGACCTTGGAGCTAGGCGCCTCGCTTCAGGAAAGCGTCGCTGCCGATCCGGAGACCATCAAGGCGGCCGAGTTCTCGGCAGCCTCTGCCACGCAAGAATCCGGGACTCTGCGCTGGTTGCTCGGCATCAATGCGCTCCTTTTCGTAGTGGAAATGACAGCCGGCCTGATCGCCCAGTCCACCGGCCTGATTGGAGAGTCCCTGGACAATTTCGCCGATGCGGCCGTGTACGGGCTCGCACTTTATGCGGTTGGACATAGCGTGAGAATGCAGCTACGTGCCGCGCATGTTGCTGGTGTACTGCAACTGATCTTGGCTGTGGGCGTACTCATAGAGGTGGTGAGACGCTTTGTATTCGGTAGTGAGCCTGAATCGCTGGTGATGATGGCTATCGCATTCGTCGCATTGATTGCCAATACCAGTTGTCTGCTGCTCATATCCAAACATCGGGAGGGCGGGGCGCACATGAAGGCAAGCTGGATATTCTCGGCCAACGACGTGGTGATCAACCTGGGGGTCATCACCGCCGGCGCCCTGGTCGTGTGGACCGGTTCCAATTATCCGGATCTAATTATCGGCACCATCGCGGGGCTCGTCGTGCTTAACGGTGCCAGGCGCATTCTGGCGCTCAAGGGTTAA
- the lspA gene encoding signal peptidase II: protein MLIIGKKLSPYALLSISGLLATSDQAVKWLVQQSMAYGESVSVTPFFNWVHLRNTGAAFSLFANGGGWQRYFFIGIAVAVSIFLIKLILENRHKGEAIAYSLILGGAMGNLIDRVFRGYVVDSFDFYWRDWHWPAFNLADIAIVLGALLFVSGSFLGKKTNTNAESDGSD from the coding sequence ATGCTCATTATTGGCAAAAAGCTCTCGCCGTACGCCCTGTTGTCCATATCGGGCCTGCTGGCAACGTCTGATCAAGCTGTAAAGTGGCTGGTGCAGCAATCAATGGCCTATGGCGAGTCTGTTTCGGTGACCCCGTTCTTTAACTGGGTGCACCTAAGGAACACCGGTGCCGCATTCAGTCTTTTTGCGAATGGTGGAGGCTGGCAGCGCTACTTTTTTATCGGGATCGCGGTGGCGGTCTCGATTTTTCTGATCAAGCTGATCCTTGAAAATCGTCATAAAGGAGAAGCCATCGCTTACAGTCTTATCCTCGGTGGCGCCATGGGCAACCTGATTGACCGGGTCTTTCGTGGCTATGTTGTGGATTCCTTTGATTTCTATTGGCGAGACTGGCATTGGCCGGCCTTCAACCTGGCTGATATTGCAATTGTCCTCGGTGCCTTACTTTTCGTTTCCGGCAGCTTTTTGGGTAAAAAAACAAACACCAATGCCGAGTCGGATGGATCTGACTGA
- a CDS encoding ISL3-like element ISPpu12 family transposase: protein MTELPDNILHLPQYQVLGCKTTDDDMHFQADAPDPIACEECGVQGEFVRFGKRDVPYRDLPIHGKRVTLWVVRRRYTCRACKTTFRPQLPEMVDGFRMTLRLHEYVEKESFNHPYTFVAAQTGLDEKTVRDIFNARAEFLGRWHRFETPRILGIDELYLNKRYRCILTNIEERTLLDLLATRRQDVVTNYLMKLKDRQKVEIVSMDMWNPYRAAVKTVLPQARIVVDKFHVVRMANDALEKVRKGLRKELKPSQSRTLKGDRKILLKRAHEVSDRERLIMETWTGAFPQLLAAYEHKERFYGIWDATTRLQAEAALDEWIATIPKGQKEVWSDLVRAVGNWREETMTYFETDMPVTNAYTESINRLAKDKNREGRGYSFEVMRARMLYTTKHKKKAPTAKVSPFYKKTIGYGLPDFAEELNYGVDLSTI, encoded by the coding sequence ATGACCGAACTTCCCGACAACATCCTTCACCTGCCGCAATACCAAGTACTGGGCTGCAAAACCACCGACGACGACATGCACTTCCAAGCGGACGCGCCCGATCCCATTGCCTGCGAAGAATGCGGAGTGCAGGGTGAGTTCGTGCGGTTCGGCAAGCGTGATGTTCCCTATCGTGATCTGCCCATCCACGGCAAGCGGGTCACCCTCTGGGTGGTCCGCCGCCGGTACACCTGCCGGGCCTGCAAGACAACCTTCAGGCCCCAGCTACCGGAGATGGTGGACGGCTTCCGTATGACGCTGCGGCTGCATGAATACGTGGAGAAGGAATCCTTCAACCACCCCTACACCTTCGTGGCGGCACAGACAGGTCTGGACGAGAAGACGGTACGCGACATCTTCAACGCCCGCGCCGAGTTCCTGGGGCGCTGGCACCGCTTCGAGACGCCCCGCATTCTGGGCATCGACGAGCTGTACCTGAACAAGCGCTACCGCTGCATCCTGACCAACATCGAGGAGCGAACCCTGCTCGACCTGCTGGCTACCCGCCGTCAGGACGTGGTGACCAACTACCTGATGAAGCTGAAAGACCGCCAGAAGGTCGAGATCGTCAGCATGGACATGTGGAACCCCTACCGGGCAGCGGTCAAGACCGTGCTGCCACAGGCCCGCATCGTGGTCGATAAGTTCCATGTGGTACGCATGGCCAACGATGCCCTGGAGAAGGTGCGCAAGGGCCTCAGAAAGGAGCTGAAACCCTCCCAGAGCCGAACCCTCAAGGGCGACCGGAAGATCCTGCTGAAACGCGCTCACGAAGTTTCAGATCGGGAACGGCTGATCATGGAGACCTGGACAGGCGCATTCCCGCAACTGCTGGCCGCCTACGAGCACAAGGAACGCTTCTACGGCATCTGGGACGCCACCACACGGCTCCAGGCAGAAGCCGCCCTGGACGAGTGGATAGCCACCATCCCGAAGGGCCAAAAGGAAGTCTGGAGCGATCTGGTCAGGGCAGTGGGAAACTGGCGCGAAGAGACCATGACCTACTTCGAGACGGACATGCCCGTCACCAACGCTTACACGGAGTCCATCAACCGACTGGCCAAGGACAAGAACCGTGAAGGGCGCGGTTACTCCTTCGAGGTGATGCGGGCACGAATGCTCTACACCACGAAGCACAAGAAGAAGGCACCGACTGCGAAGGTCTCTCCTTTCTACAAGAAAACCATCGGTTACGGACTGCCGGACTTCGCAGAGGAACTCAACTACGGAGTCGATCTATCAACCATCTGA
- a CDS encoding DUF411 domain-containing protein — translation MSIKRNSAILAMLFSVSMSVAGAEEQLRVLKDPNCGCCEKWLKALPESLNVSVQHPIDLTQQKRQAGISADIQSCHTAISDSGFVFEGHVPPVLVSRYLEGDKSTNGIGLTVPGMPVGSVGMEMGSRFQPYTVYEVKKDGSIAPYQQVASIKQQKKLSGGGD, via the coding sequence ATGTCTATCAAACGCAATAGCGCTATTTTAGCGATGCTTTTTTCTGTGTCTATGTCAGTTGCTGGCGCAGAAGAGCAACTGAGAGTTCTAAAAGATCCCAACTGTGGCTGCTGTGAAAAGTGGTTAAAAGCTTTACCCGAAAGCTTAAATGTTTCTGTTCAGCACCCAATAGACTTGACGCAGCAAAAGCGTCAAGCAGGTATCAGTGCTGATATCCAGTCCTGTCATACTGCTATCTCCGATAGTGGCTTTGTCTTCGAGGGGCATGTTCCCCCTGTACTCGTTTCCCGCTATTTGGAGGGAGACAAGTCAACTAACGGAATCGGTTTAACTGTTCCGGGAATGCCTGTCGGCTCTGTCGGTATGGAAATGGGAAGTCGATTCCAGCCCTATACCGTTTATGAAGTGAAAAAGGATGGCTCTATAGCACCTTATCAGCAGGTAGCAAGTATTAAGCAGCAAAAGAAACTATCAGGTGGAGGCGATTAA
- a CDS encoding twin-arginine translocase TatA/TatE family subunit, whose protein sequence is MGFGGMSLVQLGILLAIVILLFGSRKLRTFGSDLGSAIKGFKSSISDGGAENNYDSCDGQKSTSKEENENEHRV, encoded by the coding sequence ATGGGCTTCGGTGGTATGAGCCTGGTTCAACTGGGAATTCTGTTAGCTATCGTCATCCTTCTTTTTGGCAGCCGAAAGTTAAGGACTTTCGGCTCTGATCTTGGAAGTGCGATTAAAGGGTTTAAATCGTCAATATCAGATGGTGGTGCTGAAAATAATTACGATAGTTGTGACGGACAAAAATCAACCTCAAAAGAGGAGAATGAAAATGAGCACCGAGTTTAA
- a CDS encoding copper resistance system multicopper oxidase: MSTEFNKGRRKFIKSAFTVASALAIAKVAPTWATPQGRKFKDQVLTKDEIDLTIAKSPLLVGNKVGTPITINGQMPGPLIRLKEGQRAKLNVTNRLSEDTSIHWHGIILPENMDGVPGVSFEGIKPGRTYKYRYDVEQNGTYWYHSHSGLQEQLGHLGPLVIDPKDGDIGADREHTIILSDWTFEDPNEVFRNLKVAEGYYNYQKRTIFETFEDVRQHGLEKTWKQREMWGQMRMSPRDIADVTGSTYTYLMNGRDSAMNWSALFKPGEKVRLRIINGSAMSFFDVRIPGLEMTVVAADGQPVKPVSIDEFRIGVAETYDVIVQPKHNKAYTIFAESFDRSGYVRGTLTPEIGLEAEVPELRAVPERGMAAMGMGAMAMSGNKEEKGMMNMSGTDGHMNHEMMHKKELPVENIKIEHSEGGHGAAAAMIAMNPTSRLHEPGIGLDNVDHRVLVYSDLIGAQEWPDKREPERQIELHLTGNMERYMWSFDGKKYTEVDGPVQFRHGERLRLVMVNDTMMDHPIHLHGMWMELENGQYPRPRKHTISLKPSEKVSLLISADAPGSWAFHCHLLYHMKAGMFRVVNVA, encoded by the coding sequence ATGAGCACCGAGTTTAATAAAGGGCGTCGAAAATTCATTAAATCTGCTTTTACTGTGGCGTCCGCGTTAGCAATTGCCAAAGTAGCCCCAACATGGGCAACACCTCAAGGGCGTAAATTTAAAGATCAAGTTTTGACGAAAGATGAAATTGATTTAACCATCGCGAAGTCTCCTTTGTTAGTAGGGAATAAGGTTGGTACACCTATAACGATTAATGGTCAAATGCCTGGTCCTCTAATTCGTTTGAAAGAAGGTCAACGAGCCAAGCTAAATGTGACGAATAGACTATCTGAAGACACGTCAATCCACTGGCATGGGATTATTTTGCCTGAAAATATGGATGGCGTACCCGGGGTTTCATTTGAAGGTATAAAGCCGGGGCGAACTTATAAGTATCGCTACGACGTTGAGCAAAATGGCACTTATTGGTATCACAGCCACTCAGGTTTACAGGAGCAACTGGGGCACTTAGGTCCGCTGGTTATCGACCCAAAAGACGGAGATATAGGCGCTGATCGTGAACACACAATTATTCTAAGTGACTGGACATTCGAAGATCCAAATGAGGTTTTTCGTAATTTGAAAGTAGCGGAAGGCTACTATAACTACCAAAAGCGTACGATATTTGAGACGTTCGAGGACGTGCGCCAGCATGGGTTAGAGAAAACCTGGAAGCAAAGAGAAATGTGGGGACAAATGCGGATGAGTCCTCGCGATATCGCTGATGTGACAGGGAGTACATACACCTACCTGATGAATGGTCGCGATTCAGCAATGAACTGGTCAGCATTATTTAAACCAGGTGAGAAAGTGCGACTTCGTATTATCAACGGCTCTGCGATGAGCTTTTTCGATGTACGTATTCCTGGTCTAGAGATGACTGTAGTGGCGGCAGATGGTCAACCGGTGAAGCCTGTGTCTATTGATGAGTTTCGTATCGGAGTGGCTGAAACCTATGATGTCATTGTTCAGCCAAAGCATAACAAGGCTTATACGATTTTTGCGGAGAGCTTTGACCGTAGTGGCTATGTCAGAGGCACATTAACACCAGAAATTGGCCTTGAAGCAGAAGTTCCTGAGTTACGCGCGGTGCCTGAACGTGGTATGGCCGCGATGGGAATGGGGGCCATGGCGATGTCAGGAAATAAGGAAGAGAAAGGTATGATGAATATGAGCGGCACAGACGGTCATATGAATCATGAAATGATGCATAAAAAAGAGCTTCCTGTGGAAAACATTAAAATTGAGCACAGTGAAGGTGGTCACGGAGCTGCTGCCGCCATGATAGCTATGAATCCGACCAGTCGTCTCCATGAACCGGGCATAGGTTTGGATAATGTTGACCATAGAGTCTTAGTGTATAGCGATCTTATTGGCGCCCAAGAATGGCCAGATAAGCGGGAACCAGAGCGCCAGATTGAACTGCATTTGACCGGTAATATGGAACGGTATATGTGGTCGTTTGACGGGAAGAAATACACCGAAGTTGACGGCCCTGTGCAGTTCCGTCACGGCGAGCGCTTAAGGTTGGTGATGGTTAATGACACCATGATGGATCATCCAATCCACTTACACGGTATGTGGATGGAACTTGAAAATGGACAGTATCCTCGTCCTCGTAAGCACACCATTAGTTTAAAACCAAGCGAGAAAGTATCACTACTGATATCCGCTGATGCACCGGGAAGCTGGGCATTTCATTGTCATCTGCTTTATCACATGAAAGCGGGCATGTTTCGTGTGGTAAATGTGGCATAA
- a CDS encoding copper resistance protein B: protein MYAKSLLFTTALLPAVAMAGHAEEGWPEPVKEYYTGQVLFDRLELTRTDEEENVAVWDMMAWYGGDYHRFVFKSEGENIQDDGEPTDLESAELLYGYLMSPFWSFQAGVGTRGSLSSDASMENYAVVSFMGLAPYWFEMDNSLMVNEEGDVQFVSETEYEWQLTQTSYLQPRIELTANLTDSDKYERESGLSNLRVGLRYRHEVSREFAPYIGIYWNGALGNTADQLKRMGEDTTETGVVLGARVWF, encoded by the coding sequence ATGTACGCTAAATCATTGTTGTTCACTACAGCACTTTTACCCGCAGTGGCAATGGCGGGACATGCAGAGGAAGGCTGGCCAGAGCCCGTTAAAGAATATTACACCGGGCAGGTATTATTTGACCGGCTGGAATTAACGCGAACAGACGAGGAAGAGAACGTTGCCGTTTGGGACATGATGGCTTGGTACGGTGGTGATTATCATCGGTTTGTCTTCAAAAGTGAGGGGGAAAATATTCAAGATGACGGAGAGCCCACTGACTTGGAAAGTGCTGAGTTGTTATACGGCTACCTGATGTCTCCGTTTTGGTCGTTTCAGGCCGGTGTCGGTACGCGAGGCTCCTTATCGTCCGATGCCTCTATGGAAAATTATGCCGTTGTTAGCTTCATGGGGCTGGCTCCGTATTGGTTTGAAATGGACAACTCGTTGATGGTGAACGAAGAAGGTGATGTCCAGTTTGTCAGCGAAACTGAATATGAGTGGCAGTTAACGCAAACATCGTACTTGCAGCCTCGTATTGAGTTAACAGCTAACCTAACAGATTCAGACAAATATGAGCGGGAGAGCGGGTTGAGTAATTTGCGCGTGGGTTTGCGTTATCGACACGAGGTGAGTCGTGAATTTGCTCCTTATATCGGTATTTACTGGAACGGTGCGTTAGGAAACACGGCGGACCAGCTGAAACGTATGGGTGAAGATACGACTGAAACAGGCGTGGTCTTAGGGGCCAGAGTTTGGTTTTAA
- a CDS encoding copper resistance CopC family protein produces MRNLFKLAFATALFFSAWANAHVGMTSSSPEDGATLSESPAEITMNFSGDVRLAKIMLHSDDGKMDFPAFTRQSVDSESTPFQS; encoded by the coding sequence ATGAGAAACTTATTTAAATTAGCATTCGCCACCGCTTTATTTTTTAGTGCATGGGCCAACGCCCATGTCGGCATGACATCCAGTAGCCCGGAAGACGGTGCGACTTTGTCGGAGTCACCGGCGGAAATTACGATGAATTTTTCCGGTGATGTTCGCCTGGCTAAAATTATGCTGCACTCAGACGACGGTAAGATGGACTTCCCAGCTTTTACTAGACAGTCTGTAGATTCTGAAAGTACGCCTTTTCAAAGTTAG
- a CDS encoding cupredoxin domain-containing protein yields the protein MTLFGIVKHLDKIKYLSLRFVPDLGISDTLPTNKLKLIELPVLKTGEYDFHCQMQRYLGKLIVK from the coding sequence ATGACGCTTTTTGGGATTGTAAAACATCTCGATAAAATTAAATATCTCAGTCTTCGCTTCGTTCCTGATCTGGGGATCAGCGATACTTTACCGACCAATAAGTTAAAGTTGATCGAATTGCCAGTATTAAAGACCGGAGAATACGATTTTCATTGTCAGATGCAAAGGTATCTAGGAAAACTTATTGTCAAATAA
- the merA gene encoding mercury(II) reductase, whose product MSNNNLHIAVIGSGGSAMAAALKATEGGARVTLIERGTIGGTCVNIGCVPSKIMIRAAHIAQLRRESPFDKGLSTHTLKVNRSALLEQQQARVEELRESKYQSILRENSAITVINGEARFINDETLSVSLCDGGEQTVHFDRAFIGTGARPAQPPIPGLAETPYLTSTSALGLSNIPKRLAIIGASVVALELAQAFARLGSEVTVLARSRVLSQDEPAIGEAIATVFYHEGINVLEHTEASEVRYDGQHFILKTNAGTLKAEQLLVATGRTPNTENLDLETIAVQTERGAITINDRMQTSNSRVYAAGDCTNQPKFVYVAAAGGSRAAINMTGGDAHLDLSAMPEVIFTDPQVATVGLSEADAKTGGYVTESRTLGLENVPRALVNFDTQGFIKIVAESGSGRLLGVQVVAGEAGELIQAAVMAIRAGMTVNELADELFPYLTMVEGLKLCAQTFTKDVSQLSCCAG is encoded by the coding sequence ATGAGTAATAACAATTTACACATTGCTGTCATTGGTAGCGGCGGCAGTGCGATGGCTGCGGCACTCAAAGCGACCGAGGGAGGTGCCCGAGTGACGCTCATTGAGAGAGGTACTATTGGCGGAACTTGTGTCAATATTGGCTGTGTCCCGTCTAAAATCATGATCCGAGCGGCTCATATCGCCCAACTGCGGCGAGAAAGCCCTTTTGATAAAGGCTTAAGTACCCATACTCTTAAGGTAAATCGATCAGCTCTCCTCGAGCAACAACAGGCTCGGGTAGAAGAACTCCGTGAATCCAAATACCAGAGTATTCTTAGAGAGAATTCCGCCATTACCGTTATTAACGGCGAAGCCCGCTTTATAAACGATGAAACTCTTTCCGTATCACTTTGCGATGGCGGTGAGCAAACGGTTCACTTTGACCGTGCTTTTATCGGCACCGGGGCCCGACCCGCACAACCACCCATCCCCGGCTTAGCTGAAACCCCTTACCTTACTTCGACAAGCGCATTAGGGCTAAGTAACATTCCTAAGCGCCTCGCTATTATTGGAGCCTCGGTCGTTGCTCTTGAATTAGCACAGGCCTTCGCGCGTCTCGGTAGTGAAGTTACTGTTTTGGCTCGCAGTCGGGTGTTATCCCAAGACGAGCCTGCCATTGGTGAGGCAATAGCCACTGTTTTTTATCACGAAGGCATCAATGTGCTTGAGCATACAGAAGCCAGCGAAGTGCGTTACGACGGACAACACTTCATTCTCAAAACCAATGCCGGAACATTAAAAGCAGAACAACTGCTCGTGGCCACAGGCCGCACGCCCAATACGGAAAACCTCGATTTAGAAACCATCGCCGTACAAACCGAGCGCGGTGCCATAACGATTAACGATCGCATGCAAACCTCTAACTCAAGAGTATATGCGGCAGGCGACTGTACGAATCAGCCGAAGTTTGTCTATGTCGCCGCCGCAGGCGGCAGCCGAGCCGCTATTAACATGACGGGCGGTGATGCGCATCTTGATCTCAGTGCCATGCCCGAGGTTATCTTTACTGATCCACAAGTCGCCACGGTGGGTTTATCAGAAGCTGATGCTAAAACTGGTGGTTACGTCACCGAAAGCCGCACGTTGGGCCTTGAAAATGTCCCACGGGCATTGGTTAACTTCGATACCCAAGGGTTTATAAAAATTGTCGCAGAAAGTGGCAGCGGCCGGCTGCTCGGTGTTCAAGTCGTCGCAGGAGAAGCTGGTGAGTTGATTCAAGCTGCTGTAATGGCGATAAGAGCAGGAATGACAGTCAATGAGTTGGCTGATGAGCTCTTCCCATACCTTACGATGGTAGAAGGCTTAAAATTATGCGCTCAAACGTTTACTAAAGATGTTAGCCAATTATCTTGCTGCGCTGGGTGA
- the merP gene encoding mercury resistance system periplasmic binding protein MerP, translating into MKKTMITTILFLLFSMPALAVEKTVTLSVPGMTCVTCPITVKAALGQVAGVSAVDVRFEERDATVTFDDEKTSVKQLTEATTNAGYPSTLKATAPKNQS; encoded by the coding sequence ATGAAAAAAACAATGATAACAACCATTTTATTTTTACTGTTTAGCATGCCCGCATTGGCGGTTGAGAAAACGGTTACGCTATCAGTACCCGGTATGACATGCGTCACCTGCCCAATTACTGTCAAAGCTGCACTTGGCCAAGTTGCAGGTGTGAGCGCCGTCGATGTCCGTTTTGAAGAGCGGGATGCAACCGTGACATTCGACGACGAAAAAACGTCAGTTAAGCAGCTCACTGAAGCAACGACAAATGCAGGATACCCATCAACACTGAAAGCAACGGCACCAAAAAATCAGTCATGA
- the merT gene encoding mercuric ion transporter MerT — protein MSNSKSGRGSLLAGGIAATLASACCLGPLILLALGVSGAWIGSLTALEPYRPIFITIALIAIFFAWRRIYRRADDCNPDNTCATPNARKSYKVMFWLVAVLTLTALAYPYVVPLFY, from the coding sequence ATGTCAAATTCAAAATCTGGTCGGGGCTCTCTTCTCGCGGGAGGGATCGCAGCGACTCTGGCATCTGCGTGTTGTCTGGGTCCCCTCATATTACTTGCACTCGGTGTATCCGGGGCCTGGATTGGGAGCCTCACAGCACTTGAGCCTTATCGACCCATTTTTATTACCATTGCATTGATTGCCATATTCTTTGCCTGGCGTCGAATATACCGGCGTGCTGATGACTGCAACCCTGATAACACCTGCGCAACGCCAAATGCTCGTAAGAGCTACAAAGTGATGTTTTGGCTCGTTGCGGTGCTTACTTTAACAGCATTGGCTTACCCCTATGTTGTTCCTTTGTTTTACTAG
- the merR gene encoding Hg(II)-responsive transcriptional regulator codes for MLKKRNVMTIGTLAKTAGVGVETVRYYQRRGLMSEPEKPYGGIRHYDEQALARLHFIRASQWLGFSLDEIGELLTLQDGAHCDEARELGEQKLTSVRRKISHLQQIERALNELVQKCSAGHGDVYCPLMASLNDGVEDATTDKHKVR; via the coding sequence ATGTTAAAAAAACGCAACGTAATGACAATTGGCACGCTGGCCAAAACAGCCGGCGTGGGCGTGGAAACGGTGCGCTATTATCAGCGCCGAGGGCTAATGAGCGAGCCGGAAAAGCCGTATGGGGGGATCCGACATTACGACGAACAAGCGCTTGCTCGGCTTCATTTTATTCGCGCGTCTCAATGGCTTGGATTTAGTCTGGATGAAATTGGTGAGCTATTAACTCTGCAAGATGGCGCTCATTGCGATGAGGCACGGGAGCTTGGGGAGCAAAAGCTCACCAGTGTTCGTCGAAAGATATCGCACTTACAGCAAATTGAACGAGCGTTGAATGAGCTGGTGCAAAAATGCAGCGCCGGACACGGAGATGTCTATTGTCCACTGATGGCCTCGCTTAATGACGGGGTTGAGGACGCTACCACGGACAAACATAAGGTGCGTTAG
- a CDS encoding YnfA family protein, translating into MSALFLMKTLGLFIATAIAEIVGCYLPYLWLKEGHSVWLLIPAAVSLALFAYLLTLHPAESGRVYAAYGGIYVLTAIVWLRIVDKSPLSNFDLIGTAFVLTGMGILVYGWR; encoded by the coding sequence ATGAGTGCATTATTTTTAATGAAAACACTGGGCTTATTTATCGCAACCGCAATTGCAGAAATTGTTGGTTGCTATTTACCCTACCTATGGCTCAAAGAGGGCCATTCGGTTTGGTTGCTCATTCCGGCGGCAGTGAGCTTAGCCTTATTTGCTTACTTGTTAACACTTCATCCGGCGGAAAGCGGGCGGGTCTACGCAGCTTATGGTGGTATTTACGTGTTAACTGCCATAGTCTGGCTGCGAATTGTCGATAAATCGCCACTATCCAATTTCGACCTGATTGGCACGGCGTTTGTGCTAACCGGTATGGGGATTCTTGTGTATGGCTGGCGTTAG
- a CDS encoding cation diffusion facilitator family transporter, whose protein sequence is MGHHHNHDHSKDMPSNRLGWAFLLNFVFTIIEFIGGFLTNSTAILADAVHDLGDSLSLGLAWILNKLGKKQANQHFTYGYKRLNLAGAFINAVVLIAGSAWVLVEAIPRLWNPQMPVADGMIALAVVGITVNGFAAYKLSEGKTLNERVINWHLLEDVLGWVAVLIVGIVLLFVDWPILDPLLSIGFTLFILVNVLRNLWATLKLFIQATPDKETYRQVADTLLELPHVADLHHLHFWSLDGEEHVLTVHLVLSKNLDIEARSDLKQRIDDVLAPYALSHTTVELEDPDEACRDN, encoded by the coding sequence ATGGGACATCACCATAACCATGATCACTCAAAGGACATGCCGTCCAACCGATTAGGTTGGGCATTCCTGCTTAACTTTGTTTTTACCATTATTGAGTTCATTGGTGGTTTTCTTACCAACAGTACCGCCATTTTAGCTGATGCCGTTCATGATCTTGGCGATAGCCTGTCGTTAGGTCTCGCGTGGATACTAAATAAACTTGGCAAAAAACAGGCTAACCAACACTTTACCTACGGTTATAAAAGACTGAATCTTGCCGGTGCATTTATTAATGCCGTTGTGTTAATCGCAGGCTCTGCCTGGGTACTTGTGGAAGCAATTCCCAGACTCTGGAACCCTCAGATGCCCGTCGCTGATGGCATGATTGCTTTAGCCGTCGTTGGCATTACAGTTAATGGATTTGCTGCTTACAAATTGTCAGAGGGCAAAACGTTAAACGAACGCGTTATTAACTGGCACTTGCTGGAGGATGTTCTCGGCTGGGTCGCTGTACTTATCGTTGGTATTGTTTTGCTGTTTGTGGATTGGCCAATTCTCGATCCGCTACTGTCGATTGGTTTTACTCTATTTATTTTAGTGAATGTGCTGCGCAACCTGTGGGCAACGCTGAAACTCTTCATACAAGCAACTCCGGACAAAGAAACCTACAGACAAGTCGCTGACACTTTGCTGGAGCTACCTCATGTTGCTGACCTACACCATCTGCATTTTTGGTCACTAGATGGCGAGGAGCATGTATTAACCGTTCATTTGGTGTTATCTAAAAACCTTGATATCGAGGCCCGTAGCGATTTAAAACAGCGCATCGATGACGTCCTTGCGCCCTATGCTTTAAGCCATACAACGGTAGAACTAGAAGATCCTGATGAAGCCTGTAGGGACAACTGA